A stretch of the Larimichthys crocea isolate SSNF unplaced genomic scaffold, L_crocea_2.0 scaffold271, whole genome shotgun sequence genome encodes the following:
- the rab11fip2 gene encoding rab11 family-interacting protein 2: MSLGEQSQKWFPTHVQATVLQATGLQPKGKNGTNDAYTIIQLGKEKYSTSVAEKTLNPVWREEASFELPGLLLEGNPEVYELCLIVMHRSLVGMDKFLGQRYINLNEIFDNKERKKTDWYSLESKPGKKKKERGRIQVSIQFMRNNMTASMFDLSMKEKPRSPFSKLKDKMKGRKHDGGFSDTSSAILPRSAMCDSEPNRQSFIPEPQPQHEAKAKRSLLAGTHKLSAAHSMSDLIGSHFRPKLDSMNSIEESGPHRRSQSEVPGYQDGEAHSDPFTDISDTLPQKYATLPRNRNPFEGEHGQLWDRAERKEKKEKVSLLERVTGKKEGRKTSNGGRSGSSGDLRSPNPFSGDSQADTNPFSSNYKASDKKSARNEDITFGQKKDVYGKKNEVKESVAAYSNLSFEEVVQELIKQKEVVKKKDAHIRELEDYIDNLLVRVMEETPSILRTPYEPKKKAGKLCKK; this comes from the exons ATGTCGCTGGGCGAGCAGTCTCAAAAGTGGTTTCCAACCCATGTCCAAGCCACTGTTCTTCAAGCAACCGGTTTACAGCCCAAAGGCAAAAATGGCACCAATGATGCCTACACCATCATTCAGCTGGGCAAAGAAAAGTACTCGACATCAGTGGCAGAGAAGACACTTAACCCCGTCTGGAGAGAAGAAGCCTCGTTTGAATTGCCTGGTTTACTTTTGGAGGGCAACCCAGAAGTATATGAACTCTGCCTGATCGTGATGCATCGGTCTTTGGTTGGCATGGACAAGTTCCTTGGTCAGAGGTACATCAACCTGAATGAAATCTTTGATAACAAGGAGCGAAAGAAAACTGA CTGGTATTCTTTGGAGTCCAAGCcggggaagaaaaagaaagaacgaGGCCGTATCCAAGTAAGCATCCAGTTCATGAGGAACAACATGACAGCCAGCATGTTTGACCTCTCCATGAAGGAGAAGCCCCGCTCGCCTTTTTCCAAACTTAAGGACAAAATGAAGGGTCGCAAACATGATGGTGGCTTTTCTGACACGTCATCTGCCATCTTGCCGCGCTCCGCCATGTGCGACTCGGAGCCGAACCGCCAATCCTTCATTCCGGAACCACAACCTCAGCACGAAGCAAAGGCCAAAAGATCACTACTCGCCGGGACCCATAAGCTCTCTGCAGCCCATTCCATGTCGGATCTCATTGGGAGCCACTTTCGGCCCAAATTGGACTCCATGAACTCCATCGAAGAGAGTG GCCCTCACAGGCGTTCCCAGAGCGAGGTGCCAGGCTACCAGGATGGCGAGGCACACAGTGACCCTTTCACTGATATCAGTGACACCCTGCCACAGAAGTATGCCACGCTCCCACGCAACCGCAACCCATTTGAGGGAGAGCACGGGCAGCTGTGGGACCGGGCGGAGcggaaggagaaaaaggagaaggtcAGCCTACTGGAACGTGTGACGGGAAAGAAGGAAGGCCGCAAGACCAGCAACGGGGGACGTTCGGGCAGCTCTGGAGACCTGCGTTCCCCTAACCCCTTTAGTGGAGATTCACAAGCAGACACTAACCCGTTCAGCTCCAACTACAAAGCCAG TGATAAAAAGTCAGCAAGAAATGAAGACATCACCTTTGGCCAGAAGAAGGACGTCTACGGCAAGAAAAAT GAAGTCAAAGAAAGCGTGGCTGCCTATAGCAACTTATCCTTTGAGGAAGTCGTGCAGGAACTCATCAAGCAGAAAGAAGTGGTGAAAAAGAAAGACGCCCACATCAGGGAGCTGGAAGACTACATCGATAACCTGCTTGTGCGTGTCATGGAGGAGACGCCGAGCATTCTACGGACGCCCTATGAGCCAAAAAAGAAGGCGGGTAAACTTTGTaaaaagtag